TCGGCGTCAACCATCACATCCGCTCGGTCTGCGACCGGCTGGCGAAGGAAGGTTATGTCGCCGTGGCGCCGTCGATCTTCGATCGCATCGAGCCGAACTTCCAGAGCGGCTATTCGCCGGACGAAATCGCCAACGCGCGGAAGTTCGTCGCCAATCCGGACTGGGCCGCCATGCTGCGCGACACCCAGGCCGCGATCGACGCGGTGAAATCCGTGGGCCCGGTCGGCATCATCGGCTTCTGTCTCGGCGGCAGCGTCACCTATGCGGCCGCGACCAAGCTGTCCGGGCTCTCCGCTGCGGTCGGTTATTATGGCGGCGCCATCGTCCGCTTTGCCGACGACAAGCCGGCCGTGCCGACGCAATTGCATTTCGGCGAGAAGGACGCCGGCATTCCCCTGAGCGACGTCGAGACCATCAAGTCGAAGCGGCCCGAGGTCGAGATCTTCATCTATCCCGGTGCGCAGCACGGCTTCCATTGCAACGAGCGTGCAAGCTACGACAAGGCAAGTGCCGACATCGCCTGGCCGCGCAGCATGGCGTTCTTCGCGAAGCATTTGCGCTGAGTGTTATGCCGGGCGAAAGCGCGAAGCGCGTCTTCACACAGAAGACCCGGCAATCCATCTTCTCGGAAGACTTTCGGCGGATGGATGCGCGGGTCAAGCCCGCGCATGACGAGTCGTGATCAGAACCAGCGCTCGTTGACGAACACGGTGTCGCCGGGGCCGATCGGGGTGCCGAGCGGCACCACGAACCGGCCGGAGCCGGACGCGTCGGTATGTGTCAAGGTGACGCTGTCGCGCTTGGCGCGGGGCGAGAAGCCGCCGGCGATCGCGACCGCGCTCTCCACGGTCATGTTGGGCACGTAGGGATATTGGCCGGGGGCGGCGACTTCGCCCAGGATGAAGAACGGGCGATAGGCCTCGATCTCGACCGCCACCGAAGGCTCGCGGATAAAGCCGTTGCGCAGCCGGCCAGTGATCTCGGCGGCGAGCCCGGCCGGGGTGCGGCCGCGTGCCGGCACCGTGCCGATCAGCGGCATCGTGATCGCACCGGCGGCGTCGATCGCATAGGTGTTGGTGAGGCCTTCCTGGCCGTAGACCACGACGCGCAGCCTGTCGCCTGCATCGAGATGATAAGCGTTGTCGTAGCGGGCTGGCCCTGATGGCGCGGAGTAGACGACCGGGGCGGCGGCCGGCGCGACATAGCCGCGAGGGGAACTTGCAAAGGCCGCGCGCATCGCGCTGATGGCGCCGCCACCGCTCGCATCCGCGACCGGAGCCTGCGCATAGGTCTGTCCATAGGCGACGGAATCGAGACTCCCTTGCGGGC
The DNA window shown above is from Bradyrhizobium sp. ISRA464 and carries:
- a CDS encoding dienelactone hydrolase family protein, with amino-acid sequence MGQDIKLKASDGFALGAYRADPADAPKGAIVVIQEIFGVNHHIRSVCDRLAKEGYVAVAPSIFDRIEPNFQSGYSPDEIANARKFVANPDWAAMLRDTQAAIDAVKSVGPVGIIGFCLGGSVTYAAATKLSGLSAAVGYYGGAIVRFADDKPAVPTQLHFGEKDAGIPLSDVETIKSKRPEVEIFIYPGAQHGFHCNERASYDKASADIAWPRSMAFFAKHLR
- a CDS encoding polysaccharide biosynthesis/export family protein — its product is MHALRLPITAVTTALALSGCMSTSGPVAVGPQGSLDSVAYGQTYAQAPVADASGGGAISAMRAAFASSPRGYVAPAAAPVVYSAPSGPARYDNAYHLDAGDRLRVVVYGQEGLTNTYAIDAAGAITMPLIGTVPARGRTPAGLAAEITGRLRNGFIREPSVAVEIEAYRPFFILGEVAAPGQYPYVPNMTVESAVAIAGGFSPRAKRDSVTLTHTDASGSGRFVVPLGTPIGPGDTVFVNERWF